The DNA region GCCACCCTATTTGTAACCACGCGCAAAAGTGGGCACTAGTGCAAGCTGGGCTGGAGAAGATGAGGGGGAGCAGGGAGCAGGGAGCAGGGGGAGCAGGGGGAGAAAATTATTTTATTTTGTCGTCCTCATCCCCTTCATCCTCCCCTGTTAACCCCTTGCAACTCGTCGCTGCTGTGGGTGATCCGATGCAAGTGGTGGTAGCTGGGATGGCGATCGCTGCTAGTCGAAGTTGTGGTGTAATGCTTGCTGGTGGGACGCAAATGCTGGCGGTTTATGCGCTGATAAGTGCGATTGCTCAAACTTACGCCTTATCATGGCAACCAGAAGAAGTAGTTGTAGGCACAACTCGCTGGGTGGCAGAAGATCCTACTGGCGCTACAGTTGACTTAGCCCTCAGCTTAGAAAAAGCCAGCTTAACTCAGAGTGGAAGAACACCTCCCCTATTAGCAACCCATCTAAGCTTTGCTGATTCTCGTTATACCCAACTCAGAGCTTATGAGCAGGGCTTTGTGAAAGAAGGTATGGGTGCTGGAGCCGCTTGCATAGCCGCCCATCTTAGTCAAGATTGGCAGCAACACCAGCTTTTGGCAGCCATTGAAGCCCAACTTGAACGGCTAAGTACAGCATCTCATTAATTCTTAGGGCTAAGTAGTTTGCCGAAATAGTCGTAATAGCCTAGCGGTTGAGTAGGAGCAGGTTGCAAAAGGTCAATCTTAGCGAAAGCTGTCTGACTCGTCATCAACCAATTCGATAACAAGATGCCAAAAAAACCAGGGTTTTTGCTGGATAAAAAAACCGAGTTCTTAATTTTGAATAAAGTCGAGCTAAGAGAGAAAGAGCCACAAAACTTTCCGCTTGTTAGTTGCTATGCAACTTAAACCCCAAAATTAGTTAAACTTAAAAGCTTTACTTCCTTCTCTCTAGCCATTTTTTTAATTAGTAGAACTGAGATTAAATTTAATGAATTCTCTCTCTAAGTAATTGTTCTTCCAAGGCAGCAATGCGATTGTATGCTGCTGTTAATTGCGCTGTCAGTCGTTGTATTTGAATTTCTGGTGTTATGTTATCTCCACCTTGACGATGCATGTCTAGATAAATACCATCTGTCAAGACATCCTTGTGTTCCATTTCTGGATTTAAATTGTTACGTCCTTTGAACTGGTAGCCTCCAGCCGCGCTATTTTCTTGATAATTATCCTTTGCTTGTGTATTCGCTAAAGAACACTCTGAGAAAGCTTGAGCGACTTTACCATCAAGCTTCTCAATCACTTGGCAGAGCGCATCCAGTTTTTCGCTTAAAGTCAGGATTTGCTTCTGTAATGGCTCCATTTAATACCCTCATCCGTACATTTTCTTTATGTTATTCAATTTACTCTCGACCTTAACTATACTTATGGATTATTTAAGTATTGATAATTTTTGGTGCAAATGTAACATTTCAATCATTACTTATAAATATAAGTAAAATTTAACTATAAGTACTAATAAGGAAAATTATGGAGATAATTTAATTTTTAGGTAGCTATTTGCTCAAAAAATCGCTATTTTGATTCAAATAGTCAAAATTATCGGTATTGTCAAGAAAAAATACCTTTAATTTTCTAACTAGATTTTTTCAGTTAGTCAGCCTCTGGTGAATCTCTGCTTAATATTAGGTATAATTAAAAATCTCAAATCCAAAATCAATGGATCGACGATCTTTTTTGCTAGGTACAAGTACATTGGCACTCTCACAACTGCTTTTTGGCTGTGGTGGAAACAACCAGACGCAACTAAAAATACAGTTATTAAAAGGTTCTATACCTGGTCAGGTAGTTAATCAATTCCACAAAGGTTTGCAGCAACAGGTGCAGTTAAAGTTTGCTCCAGTTGAGCAGATACAGGATTTATTTCAGCAATTACAAAATTGGCAGCAGAAACCAAAAGCCACTGATGAGCAGACATGGAGACGCTTTATACCCTTTATGCAAGGTCAAAAAACAGCTGATGCAGACCTAGTGACATTGGGAGATTACTGGCTAAAAGCAGCTATTGAGCAGAAACTGATTCAACCACTCCAAGAGGTACAGGGAAACCAATTAAAACAGTGGTCTGCTTTAGATGAAAGGTGGAAGAAACTGGTAACGCGCAACGACCAAGGTAACTTGGACACTCAAGGAAAGGTCTGGGCTGCGCCTTACAGGTGGGGTAGCACGGTGATTGTTTATAACCGTGACAAATTGCAAAAATTGGGATGGACGCCCAAAGATTGGCGTGATTTGTGGCGAGATGGAATGCAGCAGCGTATTTCCCTACTTAATCAACCGCGAGAAGTTATTGGTCTTGCCTTAAAGAAGTTAGGAAAATCTTACAATATAGAGAATATTGACCAAGTACCAGACTTGGAAAAGGAATTACAGACATTAAACCAACAGGTGAAGTTCTACAGTTCCAATAATTATTTGGAACCTCTAATTATGGGAGACACTTGGCTAGCGGTTGGTTGGTCAAGCGATGTATTGCCAGTTCTGGGACGTTATCCGCAACTTGGCGCAGTTATCCCCCAGTCAGGAACAGCAATCTGGGCAGATTTGTGGGTACGTCCCGCAGGTATTACTACTAAAAGTACTTTATCAGATCAATGGATTGACTTTTGTTGGCAACCAAGCACAGCTAAACAAATTTCGGTGTTGACCAAAAGTAATTCGCCAATTTCTACAAATCTGGTCGCTTCCGATATCCAAGAAGCATTATGGAGTATTTTACAGAGCAATCGTCAAGTTTTTGATAAAAGCGAATTTTTGCTTCCCTTACCCCCATCAGCAATAAAACAATACGAGTCTTTATTTGCCAAAATTAAGGTTTAATTGGGAATTGGGCAGTGGGCATTGGGCAGTGGGCATTGGGCATTGGGCATTGAAATTTTCCCATGTCCCTCATCTCCTCTAATTCCTAACTTTTGACTAAGTAGAACATCTGGAAAAACCAAACTATGTTAACAAAGGTAAAGTAAACTAAAACCTTCTTCCCTACTGGCTCCTGCCTCCTGCCTGAACCTGATGAGAAATATTCACACCGACCTACTTAGAGTAAACGCTGTAACCCTATCTTGCTCTTAACAGTCGTTTGGATACTGCATAAAGCTGGACTTGTATTAAAGTTGCAAGTGTAGGTTGCTAGGGGTTCTTTTTGATAATTAAATACCCGGACATTGTAACCAAAGTTCCGTGCACTGCTACCCAAGCGATTTACGAAGTCGTAGCGCTCTACATAGTCTAGTAAGCTCCAAATTTGCTGATTCACGATTAAGTCTACTCGTGCGGGTTCTTTTTCAGAACCTGGATATGCTATCCAATTATCCAATAGCTTTCTTTCAGAATTTTGTTGTGCCCACCATAAACTGGGGACGGTCAATCCTTTTGGGTTTATGGTGTTGGCTGTGATCACATAGTCTTTTGGCTTTGTCAATAAGTCTAGTTCCAGAGGCGCACTAGAAGGCGACGGTATTGAGGGGGTTTGTGCTAGTGAGGGCGGGACTAGTAAAGTGGTGAGGCTAATGGTTAGTAATAATGAAAGTAATCTCTGGCGATCGCACAATTTAGGTATATGCATAGCTGATACTAATTTGTAATTAAGGCATTAGTAAAAATTCGCATAATTTAAACTTTGATGGCAACGATGCGAATTCTTCGATAGTCTGCTGTCCAAGTTCCTTTTTGATACAGCGTTGGCTTGAGATATTCCTCCACGACGCGAATTACTTGTATTTGTTGCTCACTAGACAGTCCTGCTAAAAAAGGACTAGCAAACATCTCAATCCAGTTGGCCATTCCTGCTTCTCCTTCTGCTAAAGGAGTTGGACGCGCAAAAAGCATGGCATGAATAACATCGAAGCCTTGCTGTTCTAGTAGGGTGGCGTACTCGCCAATACTAGGAAAATACCAAGGATTTAGGGCTTGTGTGGGGATATTAATTGCTTCTAAGGCGCTTTCTAAAGCTGTGGCGATCGCTTGCACATTTCCTTTACCACCAAATTCTGCCACAAAACGGCCTCCGGGTTTTAAAGATTGATGGATGGAAGCGATCGCACTATCTGCTTCTTTCACCCAATGTAGTACAGCGTTGGAAAACACAGCATCCAATGGCTTATCTACTTGAAAGTTCCTAGCATCAGCAACATTAAAGCGGATATGGGGATAGTTTTCTCTGGCTTTTTCGATCATCGCGGGTGCAAAATCAACTCCCATGACTTCAGCACCAGCTTGGGCAATTTTTTCTGTGAGTTGTCCCGTACCACAGCCAAGATCCAAAATGGATTCTCCTGGCTGAGGGTTGAGGAATTTTAGTAAGTCCTCACCATACTGCCAGACAAAGCCGTGTTTATCTTGGTAAAGAGCAGCATTCCAAGAATTTTTAGGTATTGAAAGATTATTCATAAGTAGTGAAATTACAGTGTGTTGATTTGCCGATTCATCACCGCCTAATTATCACAGTAGAAAATATTTTTAACTATGTCCAATATATATTTTCACCTTAACTAATATTTTAAAGATATGAGTTTAGGTAACAGATGGAACTACGACATTTGCGCTACTTTGTCACCTTGGCCGAAGAATTGCACTTTGGACGGGCGGCGGAACGATTACACATTGCCCAACCTCCCCTAAGTCAACAAATTCGGCAGCTAGAGGGAGAATTGGGTTTTGAACTGTTTCATCGCACGAAACGAAAAGTACAGTTAACAGAAGCGGGGCAAGTGTTTCTGAGTGAAGTGCAGCAAATTATCAGGCAATTACAACAGGCAATCCAAGTCGGGCGGCAAACCAGTCGCGGCGAAATTGGACAGTTGGTGGTCGGCTTTGTCAGTTCTGCGGCGTATAATATTTTGCCTATTATTTTGCGAACTTTTCGTAGTTACGTTCCTGGTGTGAACATCGAGTTGCATGAACTGACTACAGATCAACAGTTAGAGTGGTTACGAGAGGGTCGAATGGATGTAGGATTATTGCGTCCACCTATTGAAGAAAATAGATTTAACTGCGAAACAATTTTTCAAGAGTCGCTGATGGTGGCACTACCTGAAGCACATTTGCTAGCGAGTCAATCTAATGTATGTTTGACATCCCTTGCCAATGAACCGTTTATTTTATTTCCCAGGATATTAGCACCAGGACTTTACGACTTAATCATTAGTCTTTGCCAGCAAGCAGGCTTTAGTCCTAAGGTTGCCCAAGAAGCTATCCAGATGCAAACTATTGTTAGCTTAGTAGCAGCTGAGATGGGTGTGGCGATCGTCCCAGCATCTTTGCAAAATTTGCAACGGATTGGGGTGGTTTATAAAACTTTACAAGAACCTATCCCAAAAGTAGCGTTCGTTGCAGACGTTGGCGCAGCCATCGCAATGATTTGGCGAAACAATGAGACATCCCCAACTGTGTTGAAGCTTGTAGAAATAGTTAAACAAGCTGCCCAGCAGTGGTGAATAGGGCAGCTTGCAATAATTATTATCGCAATGCAGACACTCCCATAGGGCCACGAGTTACACCCAATTGATTTTGCAGTTTCAACTCGCGCCAGAGTTGAGAACCTGTAATCTCACCTTGCAGTAGTTGAGTATAACAATGTATTGTTTTATTCACTTGTTCTGGTGTTTCATTGACAAACTCAATGCGAAACTGACGTAATCCTAGTTCTATGAGACGCTGTACGTACTCGGCTCCGGTTTGAGCAGTGCCGTTAAATACAGTATTGCGACAACCTACATCTGCTTTGAGGACGTGTTCGCTACCAATGCGATCGCGCAATTTCACTTCCTGCTTTTCACAAGGTCGTCCACAGTTAGTGTAGTCTGTACCTGTAGATAGAAAGGCACAAAATACACAATGTTCCATGTGAAACATCGGCATGTGTTGATGGATTGTCACCTCAAACCACTGGGGTGGGCAACTGGTGAGCAGGTCTTGTAGTTGGGTAATATTCAGGTCATAGGATGCCGTCAGCCTTTCTAAACCAAAGTGTTGCTGAAAGTAGTCTGCTGTTAGGGGGTTGGCAACATTGAGCGAAAAATCTCCAATACAACGATCTTGAGCAAAGAATTGCAATTGGTCATAGTTGCGTATTAGATAGCCATCTGCTTCTGAAGCACGTACTTGCTGCAAAATCCAATTTTCCCCCGGTTTGGTAATTCGGGGAGGTGCGACCCATATTGTGGGGAGTGGGGAGACGCGATTAATCGCGTCTGTACAGGAGTTAGGAGTTAGGAGTGAAGAATTGTCTGCTTTGTTTTTTTGCTGTTGTTGGCGCACCATTTGAACGGCTTCTCGGTAGGCGCGGGGGTCTTCAAATTCACAGTATAGGATTTCAATACCAGCTTTCAGGGCAGCTTGGAGTTGCTTGAGGTTTCGTACTAAGACGATGAGTGAGGGAGATGTAGCTTTTGCTTCCCGCAGGGTGGGAGATGAGGAGGGTAGTAAGTCTTGGAAAGAGACGTCAGAACGTAATTGCCAGCGTTTGGGTTGACTTCGCAATTCTTCCAACTTTGCTACGATTTCCCGCCGCATCCGGTTCAATTCACTGACGGGCAACATAAAAGTACCACTGAGGTAGTTAGTTAGCGTTCCTAAACAGAAAGGTGTGTTACCGAGACGACCGAATTGTTCTTGTAAACGGTCTGCATCTAAGGGTTTGGTGTGTGCCTCCACTAGTACAATTGCAGACTCTACTTGGACAATATTACCGAGTCGATCGCGGGCGATCGCAATCAAGGCCTGACCAACTTCTCCATAAACCTCCAAGTCAATCGGACGTTGAAATTGGGGATTTTCGCCTGCAAAACTCTGCCGCAGTTGCTTATCGAGTTCTGGATCGCTGGTTTTCCAAATGCGATCGCCTATATGCACTCGGCGCAAGTTCAAGTCATTTCGCCCAAATGTCAGCATGGTTTCTTTACCTTTGGACACCACAGCATAAACCCGGCCGCCTTCTTCCTTCGCTTCTGGATGACCGCAGTCAAATACAATTCCATCTCCCGGTTTTACAGGCGCTTCCAGTTTTACTGTTACCTGTTCGTTGTGAATGCGGCTGACTTCACCCAAATAAACCCCACGTTTTTTACCAAAGCGGGCATGAACTAGTTCCTGATTATTAATCCCGCCAAACCAACCCGTGTAGAGTCCGCGAGAAAATGCCATTTCTAAGTTGTAGTGTTCTTGATCTGATTGACCTCTCCCCCAGCCCCTCTCCATAACGGGGGTTAGAGGGTTAGGTCTTTCTAATTCCGCCATTACTCCATCCAAAGCTTGCCGATAAACACGGGTGACATTAGCAACATACTCTGGGGCTTTCAAACGACCTTCAATCTTGAGACAAGTTACTCCTGATTTGACCAAATCTGGCAAAACATCTAACCCTGCTAGGTCTTGAGGACTAAGTAAATATTTGCGATCGCCTAAATTCACAACTTCGCCATTAGCGATTAAATCGTAGGGCATCCGGCAAGCTTGGGCACATTCACCTCGGTTAGCAGAACGTCCGCCTAAAGCCTCGCTAGTCAAACACTGACCAGAATACGCCACACACAAAGCACCGTGAACAAAGACTTCCAAGGGCAACGAAGTTTCCTGTTGGGCAATCTGCTGCTGAATTTTATTGATTTCCTGAAGAGAACATTCACGCGCCAGCACCACCAATTGACAG from Nostoc commune NIES-4072 includes:
- a CDS encoding LysR family transcriptional regulator: MELRHLRYFVTLAEELHFGRAAERLHIAQPPLSQQIRQLEGELGFELFHRTKRKVQLTEAGQVFLSEVQQIIRQLQQAIQVGRQTSRGEIGQLVVGFVSSAAYNILPIILRTFRSYVPGVNIELHELTTDQQLEWLREGRMDVGLLRPPIEENRFNCETIFQESLMVALPEAHLLASQSNVCLTSLANEPFILFPRILAPGLYDLIISLCQQAGFSPKVAQEAIQMQTIVSLVAAEMGVAIVPASLQNLQRIGVVYKTLQEPIPKVAFVADVGAAIAMIWRNNETSPTVLKLVEIVKQAAQQW
- a CDS encoding nicotinate-nucleotide--dimethylbenzimidazole phosphoribosyltransferase → MPNSQIRIYTQKEQGEEWLRRYRGCLPVFACVLGFTETGLIPGISAAGRTPEDRKYTACADAEFLYYGPEHKAKYPLPPLAAGASPVLISRAVFESLKIPVHLFNAGLPQPPAVPVIDLGGTPARCLSSGAAMEITTVHHLFKQGLLWGERLAADNQHKYVILGECVVGGTTTAQAILTGLGIDAAGKVNSSHPICNHAQKWALVQAGLEKMRGSREQGAGGAGGENYFILSSSSPSSSPVNPLQLVAAVGDPMQVVVAGMAIAASRSCGVMLAGGTQMLAVYALISAIAQTYALSWQPEEVVVGTTRWVAEDPTGATVDLALSLEKASLTQSGRTPPLLATHLSFADSRYTQLRAYEQGFVKEGMGAGAACIAAHLSQDWQQHQLLAAIEAQLERLSTASH
- a CDS encoding extracellular solute-binding protein; this translates as MDRRSFLLGTSTLALSQLLFGCGGNNQTQLKIQLLKGSIPGQVVNQFHKGLQQQVQLKFAPVEQIQDLFQQLQNWQQKPKATDEQTWRRFIPFMQGQKTADADLVTLGDYWLKAAIEQKLIQPLQEVQGNQLKQWSALDERWKKLVTRNDQGNLDTQGKVWAAPYRWGSTVIVYNRDKLQKLGWTPKDWRDLWRDGMQQRISLLNQPREVIGLALKKLGKSYNIENIDQVPDLEKELQTLNQQVKFYSSNNYLEPLIMGDTWLAVGWSSDVLPVLGRYPQLGAVIPQSGTAIWADLWVRPAGITTKSTLSDQWIDFCWQPSTAKQISVLTKSNSPISTNLVASDIQEALWSILQSNRQVFDKSEFLLPLPPSAIKQYESLFAKIKV
- a CDS encoding class I SAM-dependent methyltransferase, which encodes MNNLSIPKNSWNAALYQDKHGFVWQYGEDLLKFLNPQPGESILDLGCGTGQLTEKIAQAGAEVMGVDFAPAMIEKARENYPHIRFNVADARNFQVDKPLDAVFSNAVLHWVKEADSAIASIHQSLKPGGRFVAEFGGKGNVQAIATALESALEAINIPTQALNPWYFPSIGEYATLLEQQGFDVIHAMLFARPTPLAEGEAGMANWIEMFASPFLAGLSSEQQIQVIRVVEEYLKPTLYQKGTWTADYRRIRIVAIKV
- a CDS encoding U32 family peptidase, which produces MKSDRPFSQTSLQRPELLAPAGNWDCAKAAVENGADAIYFGLDRFNARMRAQNFTEADLPQLMTFLHRRGVKGYVTVNTLIFPKELAEAQQYLRTIIAAGVDAVIVQDIGVCRLIRHLSPDFPIHASTQMTITSAAGVEFAKSLGCQLVVLARECSLQEINKIQQQIAQQETSLPLEVFVHGALCVAYSGQCLTSEALGGRSANRGECAQACRMPYDLIANGEVVNLGDRKYLLSPQDLAGLDVLPDLVKSGVTCLKIEGRLKAPEYVANVTRVYRQALDGVMAELERPNPLTPVMERGWGRGQSDQEHYNLEMAFSRGLYTGWFGGINNQELVHARFGKKRGVYLGEVSRIHNEQVTVKLEAPVKPGDGIVFDCGHPEAKEEGGRVYAVVSKGKETMLTFGRNDLNLRRVHIGDRIWKTSDPELDKQLRQSFAGENPQFQRPIDLEVYGEVGQALIAIARDRLGNIVQVESAIVLVEAHTKPLDADRLQEQFGRLGNTPFCLGTLTNYLSGTFMLPVSELNRMRREIVAKLEELRSQPKRWQLRSDVSFQDLLPSSSPTLREAKATSPSLIVLVRNLKQLQAALKAGIEILYCEFEDPRAYREAVQMVRQQQQKNKADNSSLLTPNSCTDAINRVSPLPTIWVAPPRITKPGENWILQQVRASEADGYLIRNYDQLQFFAQDRCIGDFSLNVANPLTADYFQQHFGLERLTASYDLNITQLQDLLTSCPPQWFEVTIHQHMPMFHMEHCVFCAFLSTGTDYTNCGRPCEKQEVKLRDRIGSEHVLKADVGCRNTVFNGTAQTGAEYVQRLIELGLRQFRIEFVNETPEQVNKTIHCYTQLLQGEITGSQLWRELKLQNQLGVTRGPMGVSALR